The following proteins come from a genomic window of Miscanthus floridulus cultivar M001 chromosome 2, ASM1932011v1, whole genome shotgun sequence:
- the LOC136540911 gene encoding uncharacterized protein isoform X3 yields MGSSEADEDQLLKSFLAEVSEAERDNEVLRILGCFKLNPFEHLKLSFDSSLDEVKKQYRKLSLLVHPDKCKHPQAQEAFAALAKAQQLLLDPQERGYILDQVTAAKEELRAKRKKELKKDSASKIKSLVDEGKYEEQFERSDEFQKQLIIKVREILTEKEWRRRKMQMRISEEEGRLKKDEEETKEMWKRKREHEEKWEETRDQRVSSWRDFMKTGKKGRKGEIKPPKLKTEDPNKSYVQRPVKRN; encoded by the exons ATGGGGTCGTCGGAGGCCGACGAGGACCAGCTCCTCAAGAGCTTCCTCGCGGAGGTCAGCGAGGCCGAGCGGGACAACGAAGTGCTCAG GATACTTGGTTGCTTCAAGTTAAACCCCTTCGAGCATCTTAAGTTGTCTTTTGATTCATCACTAGATGAGGTGAAAAAGCAATATAGGAAG TTGTCATTGTTGGTCCATCCTGATAAATGCAAGCATCCTCAGGCACAAGAAGCTTTTGCAG CTCTGGCAAAAGCACAACAGCTCCTGCTTGATCCACAGGAAAGAGGCTACATTCTTGACCAAGTTACTGCTGCAAAAG AAGAATTGAGGGCAAAACGGAAAAAGGAGCTGAAGAAAGACAGTGCGTCCAAGATAAAATCTCTCGTAGATGAG GGAAAATATGAAGAGCAGTTTGAACGATCGGATGAATTTCAGAAGCAGTTAATAATTAAAGTACGTGAAATTTTGACGGAGAAAGAATGGCGTCGGAGAAAAATGCAAATGAGG ATATCAGAGGAAGAAGGAAGACTTAAGAAAGATGAGGAAGAAACAAAAGAGATGTGGAAGAGGAAGAGAGAGCATGAAGAGAAGTGGGAGGAGACTAGAGACCAGCGG GTCTCCAGCTGGAGGGATTTCATGAAGACAGGAAAGAAG GGACGGAAAGGTGAAATAAAACCCCCAAAACTTAAGACTGAAGATCCGAACAAGTCGTATGTGCAAAGGCCAGTAAAGCGCAATTGA
- the LOC136540911 gene encoding stress response protein NST1-like isoform X2 → MGSSEADEDQLLKSFLAEVSEAERDNEVLRILGCFKLNPFEHLKLSFDSSLDEVKKQYRKLSLLVHPDKCKHPQAQEAFAALAKAQQLLLDPQERGYILDQVTAAKEELRAKRKKELKKDSASKIKSLVDEGKYEEQFERSDEFQKQLIIKVREILTEKEWRRRKMQMRISEEEGRLKKDEEETKEMWKRKREHEEKWEETRDQRPPIHLYIAGTTAAFSAEVTTSPCSACLRRSSAAPSRRRSAASSTLSTPSSPTTTSPARSCQRSEITRLTNLTLLKLYNHSLCGALPAGFGRLTKLQYFVRRVPEQPHWHPRRAPVPHTARVAAVLQRLQWRGAPRVRRVQGARQPVPLQQKPHRRAAAQPRQAPRGPPRHGCHGQQPQFDLRAMADEILQDVYTYRFWRPGMELAVKHVRRKDGAGAPPRHCRRRGRCWWRWPRRRGGMRSGEAASRAGRGDMARRRRGLE, encoded by the exons ATGGGGTCGTCGGAGGCCGACGAGGACCAGCTCCTCAAGAGCTTCCTCGCGGAGGTCAGCGAGGCCGAGCGGGACAACGAAGTGCTCAG GATACTTGGTTGCTTCAAGTTAAACCCCTTCGAGCATCTTAAGTTGTCTTTTGATTCATCACTAGATGAGGTGAAAAAGCAATATAGGAAG TTGTCATTGTTGGTCCATCCTGATAAATGCAAGCATCCTCAGGCACAAGAAGCTTTTGCAG CTCTGGCAAAAGCACAACAGCTCCTGCTTGATCCACAGGAAAGAGGCTACATTCTTGACCAAGTTACTGCTGCAAAAG AAGAATTGAGGGCAAAACGGAAAAAGGAGCTGAAGAAAGACAGTGCGTCCAAGATAAAATCTCTCGTAGATGAG GGAAAATATGAAGAGCAGTTTGAACGATCGGATGAATTTCAGAAGCAGTTAATAATTAAAGTACGTGAAATTTTGACGGAGAAAGAATGGCGTCGGAGAAAAATGCAAATGAGG ATATCAGAGGAAGAAGGAAGACTTAAGAAAGATGAGGAAGAAACAAAAGAGATGTGGAAGAGGAAGAGAGAGCATGAAGAGAAGTGGGAGGAGACTAGAGACCAGCGG CCACCAATCCACCTCTACATTGCCGGCACCACCGCTGCGTTCTCTGCTGAGGTCACGACCTCTCCGTGCTCTGCATGTCTGCGGCGAAGCTCGGCGGCGCCATCCCGCCGGAGATCGGCGGCCTCGTCAACCTTGTCGACCCCGAGCTCTCCGACAACGACCTCACCGGCGAGATCCTGCCAGAGATCAGAGATCACGAGGCTCACCAACCTCACTCTGCTCAAGCTCTACAACCACTCGCTCTGCGGCGCGCTCCCCGCCGGCTTCGGCAGACTCACCAAGCTGCAGTACTTCGTTCGACGCGTCCCAGAACAACCTCACTGGCACCCTCGCCGAGCTCCGGTCCCTCACACGGCTCGTGTCGCTGCAGTTCTTCAACGGCTTCAATGGCGAGGTGCCCCCAGAGTTCGGCGAGTTCAAGGTGCTCGTCAACCTGTCCCTCTACAGCAAAAACCTCACCGGCGAGCTGCCGCGCAGCCTCGGCAAGCTCCTAGAGGTCCGCCCCGCCATGGCTGCCATGGGCAGCAGCCGCAGTTTGACCTTCGTGCGATGGCGGACGAGATCCTGCAGGACGTCTACACATACAGGTTCTGGAGGCCCGGCATGGAGTTGGCCGTCAAGCACGTCCGGCGGAAGGACGGCGCGGGAGCTCCGCCCCGCCATTGTCGTCGGCGCGGGAGGTGTTGGTGGAGATGGCCAAGGAGGCGTGGGGGCATGCGTTCGGGCGAGGCTGCAAGCAGGGCGGGGCGGGGCGACATGGCCAGACGCCGGCGAGGCCTGGAGTAG
- the LOC136540911 gene encoding stress response protein NST1-like isoform X1 has translation MGSSEADEDQLLKSFLAEVSEAERDNEVLRILGCFKLNPFEHLKLSFDSSLDEVKKQYRKLSLLVHPDKCKHPQAQEAFAALAKAQQLLLDPQERGYILDQVTAAKEELRAKRKKELKKDSASKIKSLVDEGKYEEQFERSDEFQKQLIIKVREILTEKEWRRRKMQMRISEEEGRLKKDEEETKEMWKRKREHEEKWEETRDQRQPPIHLYIAGTTAAFSAEVTTSPCSACLRRSSAAPSRRRSAASSTLSTPSSPTTTSPARSCQRSEITRLTNLTLLKLYNHSLCGALPAGFGRLTKLQYFVRRVPEQPHWHPRRAPVPHTARVAAVLQRLQWRGAPRVRRVQGARQPVPLQQKPHRRAAAQPRQAPRGPPRHGCHGQQPQFDLRAMADEILQDVYTYRFWRPGMELAVKHVRRKDGAGAPPRHCRRRGRCWWRWPRRRGGMRSGEAASRAGRGDMARRRRGLE, from the exons ATGGGGTCGTCGGAGGCCGACGAGGACCAGCTCCTCAAGAGCTTCCTCGCGGAGGTCAGCGAGGCCGAGCGGGACAACGAAGTGCTCAG GATACTTGGTTGCTTCAAGTTAAACCCCTTCGAGCATCTTAAGTTGTCTTTTGATTCATCACTAGATGAGGTGAAAAAGCAATATAGGAAG TTGTCATTGTTGGTCCATCCTGATAAATGCAAGCATCCTCAGGCACAAGAAGCTTTTGCAG CTCTGGCAAAAGCACAACAGCTCCTGCTTGATCCACAGGAAAGAGGCTACATTCTTGACCAAGTTACTGCTGCAAAAG AAGAATTGAGGGCAAAACGGAAAAAGGAGCTGAAGAAAGACAGTGCGTCCAAGATAAAATCTCTCGTAGATGAG GGAAAATATGAAGAGCAGTTTGAACGATCGGATGAATTTCAGAAGCAGTTAATAATTAAAGTACGTGAAATTTTGACGGAGAAAGAATGGCGTCGGAGAAAAATGCAAATGAGG ATATCAGAGGAAGAAGGAAGACTTAAGAAAGATGAGGAAGAAACAAAAGAGATGTGGAAGAGGAAGAGAGAGCATGAAGAGAAGTGGGAGGAGACTAGAGACCAGCGG CAGCCACCAATCCACCTCTACATTGCCGGCACCACCGCTGCGTTCTCTGCTGAGGTCACGACCTCTCCGTGCTCTGCATGTCTGCGGCGAAGCTCGGCGGCGCCATCCCGCCGGAGATCGGCGGCCTCGTCAACCTTGTCGACCCCGAGCTCTCCGACAACGACCTCACCGGCGAGATCCTGCCAGAGATCAGAGATCACGAGGCTCACCAACCTCACTCTGCTCAAGCTCTACAACCACTCGCTCTGCGGCGCGCTCCCCGCCGGCTTCGGCAGACTCACCAAGCTGCAGTACTTCGTTCGACGCGTCCCAGAACAACCTCACTGGCACCCTCGCCGAGCTCCGGTCCCTCACACGGCTCGTGTCGCTGCAGTTCTTCAACGGCTTCAATGGCGAGGTGCCCCCAGAGTTCGGCGAGTTCAAGGTGCTCGTCAACCTGTCCCTCTACAGCAAAAACCTCACCGGCGAGCTGCCGCGCAGCCTCGGCAAGCTCCTAGAGGTCCGCCCCGCCATGGCTGCCATGGGCAGCAGCCGCAGTTTGACCTTCGTGCGATGGCGGACGAGATCCTGCAGGACGTCTACACATACAGGTTCTGGAGGCCCGGCATGGAGTTGGCCGTCAAGCACGTCCGGCGGAAGGACGGCGCGGGAGCTCCGCCCCGCCATTGTCGTCGGCGCGGGAGGTGTTGGTGGAGATGGCCAAGGAGGCGTGGGGGCATGCGTTCGGGCGAGGCTGCAAGCAGGGCGGGGCGGGGCGACATGGCCAGACGCCGGCGAGGCCTGGAGTAG